The genomic segment CGACAACCCGGTCACCCTGCCGTCCTGACCGGGGATGTAGCCGACGTGGGCGACCCCGTGGAAGGAGACCAGGTGATGCTCACACGTGGAGTACAGCGGGATTTCCTTGACGATCACCAACTCGTCGTGCTCTTCGTCGAACATGGTGTTGAGCACATCGGAGGGGTCGGTGTAGAGCCCGGAGAAGATCTCCCGGTATGCGCGAGCCACCCGGGCCGGAGTGTCCCGCAACCCATCTCGATCGGGATCTTCGCCGATCGCGTACAACAGTTCGCGGACTGCCGCCTCCGCGCGTGCCTGGTCGAACGCCCGTACACGATCCAGCGCGGCGCGGGTATCCGGCAGCACCATCGAATTCTCCGTTCGTCAGCCTCGGGCCGGCGGATTGGGCCGGCTCACGTCCTCATCCGGTTGGTCAGGAGATTTTGCCGGATCCGGGCTGGGCTGCGCCGGCGGAGGGTACGGGGGATAGGGCGGATAGGACGGCTGACCCTGGCCCTGGCCACGGCTCGGCTGGCCCGGATAACTCGGGGCCGGTTGGGGCCAATAGTGCTGCGGCGGAGGCGGATACCAGTGACCCTGGGGTTGCTGCTGCTGCGGTGGCGGCGGCCATCCGGGCGCATACCAGCCGGCCGGCGCACCGTAATCCGGCTGGGTGGGACGGTGCGGCGAACCCTCGCGATCGCCGGTGCCCTGACCTCCGTGCGAACCGTTGGGGCCGTGGGCTCTTCTGTCGGCCTCCGCGCGTGCGGCCTCGGCGGCCTGACTGGCGGCCGCTATCGCGGCTTTGAAAGCCGGCTCGGGAACCGGTTGCGGCCACGGCTCGCCGCGCTCGATCGCCAGCTCGCCGGGCGTCTTGATCGGCGGCT from the Mycobacterium lentiflavum genome contains:
- the folE gene encoding GTP cyclohydrolase I FolE, which produces MVLPDTRAALDRVRAFDQARAEAAVRELLYAIGEDPDRDGLRDTPARVARAYREIFSGLYTDPSDVLNTMFDEEHDELVIVKEIPLYSTCEHHLVSFHGVAHVGYIPGQDGRVTGLSKIARLVDLYAKRPQVQERLTSQIADALVNRLGPRGVIVVVEAEHLCMAMRGVRKPGAITTTSAVRGQFKTDAASRAEALDLILRK